From a region of the Deinococcus metallilatus genome:
- a CDS encoding family 43 glycosylhydrolase, with protein MSALNPAGVAAPRIASPFVHLYDPNLARPGDDRNWYTNDHTVFRGQDGLWHATGICGVRPADPFAGEQVFFHARGASLEQGGWEECPPTLRADHWRGERFLWAPHVVRQGGRYVMAYAAGGPRVTPEHPEGVCDHYGLYFAHSEDGEHWARHPLNPIFREPGHARDPMLLQVEDGWRMYYTGVMGEEDRRGAVRMRRSPDLEHWSGAQVVNVQPGPHDFGRDAESPFVVEREGVYYLFVCRAMSSYRDTRVYASHDPARFEQEVARLAVHAAEVVQDGDSYYITDTGWDKCGLYAARLEWS; from the coding sequence ATGAGCGCCCTGAACCCCGCCGGTGTGGCGGCGCCGCGCATCGCCTCACCCTTCGTCCACCTCTATGACCCGAACCTGGCCCGTCCCGGCGACGACCGGAACTGGTACACCAACGACCACACCGTCTTTCGTGGTCAGGACGGGCTGTGGCACGCCACCGGCATCTGCGGCGTGCGGCCCGCCGATCCCTTCGCGGGCGAGCAGGTCTTCTTCCATGCGCGCGGCGCGAGCCTGGAACAGGGTGGCTGGGAGGAGTGCCCGCCGACCCTGCGGGCGGACCATTGGCGCGGGGAACGGTTCCTGTGGGCGCCGCACGTGGTGCGGCAGGGCGGGCGCTACGTGATGGCCTATGCGGCGGGCGGCCCGCGCGTGACGCCGGAGCATCCGGAGGGCGTGTGCGACCACTACGGCCTGTACTTCGCGCACAGCGAGGACGGCGAGCACTGGGCGCGCCATCCCCTCAACCCCATCTTCCGCGAGCCGGGCCACGCCCGCGACCCGATGCTGCTGCAAGTCGAGGACGGCTGGCGGATGTACTACACCGGCGTGATGGGCGAGGAGGACCGCCGGGGAGCCGTGCGGATGCGGCGCTCTCCCGACCTGGAACACTGGTCCGGCGCGCAGGTCGTGAACGTGCAGCCCGGCCCGCACGACTTCGGGCGCGACGCCGAATCCCCCTTCGTGGTCGAGCGGGAGGGCGTGTATTACCTGTTCGTGTGCCGCGCCATGTCCTCCTACCGGGACACCCGCGTGTACGCCTCGCACGATCCCGCACGCTTCGAGCAGGAGGTCGCGCGGCTGGCCGTCCACGCCGCCGAGGTCGTGCAGGACGGGGACAGCTACTACATCACCGATACCGGCTGGGACAAATGCGGGCTGTACGCGGCCCGTCTGGAATGGAGCTAA
- a CDS encoding carbohydrate ABC transporter permease — protein sequence MSRVNPVPAPTPTERWLSATQAIHWRNLPFMVLAVLGAFLMALPFLWMVSTSFRTPAEAYKLPPSLLPSRLDFSAYDHVLTSSVPFLTMYWNSFKIALLTTAGVLLNCSMAAFAFSRLNFRGRETLFSILLLGLMVPAGLVVIPVYLGLSRLHLLDTGAALVLPALASSFGVFMLRQFMLGQPRELEEAAAVDGAGQWTVFTRISLPQLAPALSALGIITFTASWNNYMGPLIFLKSWDKMTLPIGISILQGFLGSGSLAVVMAAVTMAILPLLVVFLIAQRYIIEGLAMSGVKG from the coding sequence ATGTCGCGCGTTAACCCGGTGCCCGCGCCCACGCCCACCGAGCGCTGGCTCTCGGCCACACAGGCCATCCACTGGCGCAACCTGCCCTTCATGGTGCTGGCGGTGCTGGGGGCCTTTTTGATGGCGCTGCCCTTCCTGTGGATGGTCAGCACCTCATTCCGCACGCCCGCCGAGGCGTACAAGTTGCCGCCCTCCCTGCTTCCCAGCCGATTGGACTTCTCGGCCTACGACCACGTGCTGACCTCCTCGGTGCCCTTTTTGACCATGTACTGGAACAGCTTCAAGATCGCGCTGCTGACCACGGCGGGCGTGCTGCTCAACTGCTCGATGGCAGCCTTCGCCTTCTCACGGCTGAACTTCCGGGGCCGCGAGACGCTCTTTTCGATCCTGCTGCTGGGCCTGATGGTGCCCGCCGGTCTGGTGGTCATCCCGGTGTACCTGGGCCTCTCGCGGCTGCACCTGCTGGACACCGGGGCCGCGCTGGTCCTGCCCGCCCTGGCCTCGTCGTTCGGGGTCTTCATGCTGCGGCAGTTCATGCTGGGCCAGCCGCGCGAACTGGAGGAGGCCGCCGCCGTGGACGGTGCGGGCCAGTGGACGGTCTTTACCCGCATCTCGCTGCCGCAACTGGCCCCCGCGCTGTCGGCGCTGGGCATCATCACCTTCACGGCCAGCTGGAACAACTACATGGGGCCGCTGATCTTCCTGAAAAGCTGGGACAAGATGACGCTGCCTATCGGCATCTCCATCTTGCAGGGCTTTTTGGGGTCCGGCAGCCTGGCGGTGGTGATGGCCGCCGTAACCATGGCGATCCTCCCGCTGCTGGTGGTGTTCCTGATCGCGCAACGTTACATCATCGAGGGCCTGGCGATGTCCGGGGTGAAGGGATGA
- a CDS encoding carbohydrate ABC transporter permease — translation MTTLWTRRRGGLRRRDGRAALLFAAPAYLLFLAFVLIPALVTFGLSFTYYDRLASGPQWVGLENYSYMFSDPRVWQIFGNTLVFTVVATSLNVGLGMLLALLLDRRMPRPLLYLLRLAYFLPVLTATAFVVPIWQFLYSTDLGVINYFLRAAGLEGVGWLTSERLALLSVIIMDVWKNVGFFMVILLAALQGIPRDVLEAATLDGAGPATVFWRIKLPMLSPVLFFCVTFASIGALQVFDSTRLLTGGGPGDATRSVAMYMYEAAFGQQDIGSGAAVALVLLLLVAGVTAFQFYAARRWVQS, via the coding sequence ATGACCACGCTGTGGACCAGACGGAGGGGTGGGCTGAGACGCCGCGACGGGCGGGCCGCCCTGCTGTTCGCCGCACCGGCCTACCTGCTCTTTCTCGCCTTCGTGCTGATTCCGGCCCTGGTGACTTTTGGCCTGAGTTTTACCTACTACGACCGCCTGGCCTCGGGACCTCAGTGGGTGGGTCTGGAGAACTACAGCTACATGTTCAGCGACCCCCGCGTGTGGCAGATCTTCGGCAACACGCTGGTGTTTACGGTGGTGGCGACCAGCCTGAACGTGGGCTTGGGGATGCTGCTGGCGCTGCTGCTCGACCGCCGCATGCCCCGGCCCTTGCTGTACCTGCTGCGCCTGGCCTACTTCCTGCCGGTACTGACGGCCACGGCCTTCGTGGTGCCCATCTGGCAATTTCTGTACTCCACCGATCTGGGCGTCATCAACTACTTCCTGCGGGCCGCCGGGCTGGAGGGTGTGGGCTGGCTGACCAGCGAGCGGCTGGCCCTGCTGTCGGTGATCATCATGGACGTCTGGAAGAACGTCGGCTTCTTCATGGTGATTCTGCTGGCGGCCTTGCAGGGTATCCCCCGCGATGTGCTGGAGGCGGCCACGCTGGACGGGGCCGGTCCCGCGACCGTTTTCTGGCGCATCAAGCTGCCCATGCTCTCGCCCGTCTTGTTCTTCTGCGTGACCTTCGCCTCCATTGGGGCGCTCCAGGTCTTCGACTCCACCCGGCTCTTAACCGGTGGCGGCCCCGGCGACGCCACCCGCAGCGTCGCCATGTACATGTACGAGGCGGCCTTCGGGCAGCAGGACATCGGGTCGGGCGCTGCGGTGGCCCTGGTGCTGCTCCTGCTGGTCGCGGGCGTCACCGCCTTCCAGTTCTACGCCGCGCGGCGCTGGGTGCAGTCGTGA
- a CDS encoding ABC transporter substrate-binding protein, whose amino-acid sequence MLHAKPVRQITRRRTHRLSLVIGCGLSLGALTPALAAPPSNIKATLNVVRFGDENDVKTVGLMIQRFHKRYPNVTVKVQRFTAANGWPEYLSNVMNLIASGNPPDILDMPLEGVSTVASRGLMLDLDALAAKDGQAKELLNDVEPNIINSMRYNKQLVFFPTAWNNIVIYYNKGAFKKAGLQPPSSTWTWDDFLKAAQKLTVRDAKGKVTQYGYYVPAYGFGLTPWFLTNGTDKLTPDWRRSNVKDPRFRESLQFLHDLIYKYKVSPAFQAGAGESAFVSQQAAMISIGHWPIASFVKSFKDFDVAVVPRKTASNTVFGGEGNGILKTSKNPELAWEFIKELTSKQSQAELAGAGLAIPARRSAASLPAFLNFPANSGIFYGSAKTAVPIASPPNFSQVEDILMRNVTAYMTNNQTLDAALNNMDRELTRSLSRVKW is encoded by the coding sequence ATGCTGCATGCCAAGCCAGTTCGTCAGATCACGCGCCGCCGGACCCACCGTCTCAGCCTGGTCATCGGCTGCGGGTTGAGCCTGGGCGCCCTGACCCCCGCGCTCGCCGCGCCCCCCAGCAACATCAAGGCCACCCTGAACGTTGTGCGCTTCGGGGACGAGAACGATGTCAAGACCGTGGGCCTGATGATTCAACGCTTCCACAAGCGTTACCCCAACGTGACCGTGAAAGTCCAGCGCTTCACCGCCGCGAACGGCTGGCCCGAATATCTCAGCAACGTGATGAACCTGATCGCCAGCGGCAATCCGCCGGACATTCTGGACATGCCGCTGGAGGGCGTCTCGACCGTCGCCAGCCGCGGCCTGATGCTGGACCTCGATGCCCTCGCGGCCAAGGACGGTCAGGCGAAAGAACTGCTCAACGATGTCGAACCCAACATCATCAACAGCATGCGCTACAACAAGCAGTTGGTGTTCTTCCCCACCGCCTGGAACAACATCGTCATCTACTACAACAAGGGAGCGTTCAAGAAAGCGGGCCTGCAACCCCCCAGCTCCACCTGGACCTGGGACGACTTCCTCAAGGCCGCACAGAAGCTCACCGTGCGGGACGCCAAGGGAAAGGTCACGCAGTACGGCTACTACGTTCCCGCCTACGGTTTCGGCCTAACCCCCTGGTTCCTCACCAACGGCACGGACAAGCTCACCCCCGACTGGCGCCGGTCCAACGTCAAGGACCCCCGCTTCCGCGAGTCGCTGCAATTCCTGCACGACCTGATCTACAAGTACAAGGTGTCCCCGGCCTTCCAGGCGGGTGCCGGTGAAAGTGCCTTCGTGTCGCAGCAGGCCGCCATGATCTCCATCGGCCACTGGCCCATCGCCAGCTTCGTGAAAAGCTTCAAGGATTTCGACGTGGCCGTGGTGCCGCGCAAGACCGCCTCCAACACGGTCTTCGGCGGCGAGGGCAACGGCATCCTGAAGACCTCGAAAAATCCCGAACTGGCCTGGGAGTTCATCAAGGAGCTGACCAGCAAGCAGTCCCAGGCCGAGCTGGCCGGAGCCGGGCTGGCGATTCCGGCGCGGCGCTCGGCGGCCAGCCTGCCCGCCTTCCTGAACTTCCCGGCCAACTCCGGCATCTTCTACGGCAGCGCGAAGACGGCCGTGCCCATCGCCTCGCCGCCCAACTTCTCGCAGGTCGAGGACATCCTGATGCGGAACGTCACGGCCTACATGACGAACAACCAGACGCTGGACGCGGCCCTGAACAACATGGACCGCGAACTGACCCGTTCTCTCAGCCGCGTGAAGTGGTGA
- a CDS encoding LacI family DNA-binding transcriptional regulator encodes MSVTIHDVARQVNLSIATVSRALNRPESVPEPTRQRVLEAVRLTGYRPDAIGRSLREGRSRSVGLIVSDIRNPFYASITKAVEDIAQARGYGVLICNADEKPERAQEALHFLASHQVSGIIHVPTGENVAVLGELEARGVPIVDLDRVSGLQNAGAVLVNNRQGARQAAEHLIGLGHQRIATIAGPQHLTTGRERLEGFRQALEEAGIRLLKRHVEFGDFREASGMRAAQRLFALPKPPTALFVANNEMMAGALGAVLESGRRIPHDISLVGFDDARWAQYMHPPLTVVAQPIDAIGTLAAEQLFERIEGKPAARIQVLDTQLIVRASTGPPGAS; translated from the coding sequence TTGTCTGTCACCATCCATGACGTTGCCCGTCAGGTGAACCTGAGCATCGCGACGGTGTCACGCGCCCTCAACCGGCCGGAAAGCGTGCCCGAGCCAACCCGCCAACGGGTGCTGGAGGCGGTCAGACTGACGGGCTACCGACCGGACGCCATTGGGCGGTCATTGCGGGAGGGGCGTTCGCGCAGCGTCGGCCTGATCGTGTCCGATATCCGCAACCCGTTCTACGCCTCGATTACCAAGGCCGTGGAGGACATTGCCCAGGCCCGTGGGTACGGGGTGCTGATCTGCAACGCCGACGAAAAACCGGAGCGTGCCCAGGAGGCCCTGCACTTTCTCGCCTCCCATCAGGTCAGCGGCATCATTCATGTCCCGACGGGTGAGAACGTCGCGGTTCTGGGTGAACTGGAGGCGCGCGGTGTCCCCATCGTCGATCTGGACCGCGTCTCCGGCCTCCAGAACGCCGGTGCCGTGCTGGTCAACAACCGGCAGGGCGCACGGCAGGCCGCCGAACATCTGATTGGTCTGGGCCATCAACGGATCGCGACCATCGCCGGCCCACAACATCTGACCACCGGGCGGGAGCGCCTGGAAGGCTTTCGGCAGGCCCTGGAGGAGGCGGGCATTCGCTTGCTCAAACGGCACGTGGAATTTGGTGATTTCCGGGAAGCCTCCGGGATGCGGGCCGCGCAGCGCCTGTTCGCCTTGCCCAAGCCGCCGACCGCCCTCTTCGTGGCGAACAACGAGATGATGGCGGGCGCCCTGGGAGCGGTGCTGGAAAGTGGGCGGCGGATTCCGCACGACATCTCCCTGGTCGGCTTCGACGACGCGCGCTGGGCGCAGTACATGCATCCGCCGCTGACGGTGGTGGCCCAGCCCATCGACGCGATCGGGACGCTCGCGGCAGAGCAGCTCTTCGAACGCATCGAGGGAAAACCAGCGGCCAGGATTCAGGTGCTGGACACCCAACTGATCGTGCGCGCTTCGACCGGACCGCCAGGTGCGTCATGA
- a CDS encoding ADP-ribosylglycohydrolase family protein codes for MTLPADYAERVYAGVLGKMIGVYLGRPIEGWTHARIVERFGEVRDYVHEAQGRPLIVSDDDLSGTFAFVRAIEEHGPHLGSREIGLTWLNQIVEGRSILWWGGMGNSTEETAYIRLKSGIPAPQSGSIALNGRPAAEQIGAQIFIDGWAMLAPNNPELAARLARAAAQVSHDGEAVDAAVALAVMEALAFTRRPLEELLDAAQATLPPEGTLARLYRDVRQWHATLPNWRDAFAELEKYYGYHLYPGNVHVIPNHGVILLSLLYGGGDFEETLVICNTCGWDTDCNVGNVGALMGLLCGLNAIPERWREPVADRLFVCSAEGSRAVTDAVQVTDNLVRLAHVLHGLPLPERPPRYHFRLPGSVQGFQGEGVEVQPYPDGLHLTVNGAGRATVATFLPPEVPNPHDTPYTRNLGQGWNYTLLASPTLHPGQRVTARVRVDAPLTVAWTLDHYDAEDQPVTLNAEATLLQPGTHDLTWTVPDLRALPVARIGLQLEGAGTLILRHLDWQGVPTLQLTRPPGAGQMWRRAWINAAGRIDIKSPGLMRFSQHEGVGQLLLDARDWTSLRLRAVMSAQLPAPLGLAVHTRGLRRHYALWVRPGLVELVRQRDAERVVLAQAPSLWEPGERLELCLTVVEGSLQARVGRAMLEARDPNPLPPGGVAVLCEANGVDVWEVQVQPI; via the coding sequence GTGACGCTGCCCGCAGACTACGCCGAGCGCGTGTACGCCGGGGTGCTGGGAAAGATGATCGGCGTGTACCTGGGCCGCCCCATCGAGGGCTGGACGCACGCGCGCATCGTGGAGCGCTTCGGTGAGGTGCGCGACTACGTGCACGAGGCTCAGGGCCGCCCGCTGATCGTGAGTGACGACGACCTCTCCGGCACCTTCGCCTTCGTGCGCGCCATCGAGGAACACGGGCCGCATCTGGGCAGCCGCGAGATCGGGCTGACCTGGCTGAACCAGATCGTGGAGGGCCGCAGCATCCTGTGGTGGGGCGGCATGGGCAACAGCACCGAGGAAACCGCGTATATCCGCCTAAAAAGCGGCATTCCCGCGCCGCAGAGCGGCAGCATCGCCCTGAATGGCCGCCCCGCTGCCGAGCAGATCGGGGCGCAGATCTTCATCGATGGCTGGGCCATGCTCGCGCCGAACAACCCCGAGCTGGCCGCGAGGCTCGCCCGCGCCGCCGCGCAGGTCAGTCACGACGGCGAGGCGGTGGACGCGGCGGTGGCCCTGGCCGTCATGGAGGCCCTGGCCTTCACCCGCCGCCCACTGGAGGAGCTGCTGGACGCTGCGCAGGCCACCCTTCCGCCGGAGGGGACGCTGGCGCGCCTGTACCGCGACGTGCGGCAGTGGCACGCCACCCTTCCTAACTGGCGGGACGCTTTCGCCGAGCTGGAGAAGTATTACGGCTACCACCTGTACCCCGGCAACGTGCACGTCATCCCCAACCACGGCGTCATCCTGCTCAGCCTGCTTTACGGCGGCGGCGACTTCGAGGAGACGCTCGTCATCTGCAACACCTGCGGCTGGGACACCGACTGCAATGTCGGGAACGTCGGCGCGCTGATGGGCCTGCTCTGCGGCTTGAACGCGATTCCGGAGCGCTGGCGGGAACCGGTCGCCGACCGTCTGTTCGTGTGCAGCGCCGAAGGCTCGCGGGCCGTTACGGACGCCGTGCAGGTCACGGATAACCTCGTGCGCCTGGCCCACGTCCTGCACGGGCTGCCGCTGCCGGAGAGGCCTCCGCGCTACCACTTCCGCCTGCCGGGAAGTGTGCAGGGCTTCCAGGGGGAGGGCGTGGAGGTGCAGCCTTACCCAGACGGCCTGCACCTGACCGTGAACGGCGCGGGCCGCGCGACTGTGGCGACCTTTCTGCCCCCAGAGGTGCCGAACCCGCACGACACGCCCTATACCCGCAACCTGGGTCAGGGCTGGAACTACACGCTGCTCGCCAGTCCGACCCTCCACCCGGGTCAGCGGGTCACGGCGCGGGTGAGGGTGGACGCACCCCTCACGGTCGCGTGGACGCTGGATCACTACGACGCGGAAGATCAACCCGTCACGCTGAATGCCGAAGCAACGCTCCTCCAGCCCGGCACGCACGATCTGACCTGGACGGTGCCCGACCTGAGGGCCTTGCCCGTCGCCCGCATCGGGTTGCAGTTGGAGGGCGCGGGCACCCTGATCCTGCGCCACCTGGACTGGCAGGGCGTGCCGACCTTGCAGCTTACCCGTCCGCCGGGCGCCGGGCAGATGTGGCGGCGGGCCTGGATCAATGCCGCCGGGCGCATCGACATCAAGAGTCCCGGCCTGATGCGCTTTTCCCAGCATGAGGGCGTCGGGCAACTCCTGCTGGACGCCCGCGACTGGACCAGCCTGCGCCTGCGGGCCGTGATGTCCGCCCAGTTGCCCGCCCCGCTCGGGCTGGCCGTTCATACGCGTGGGCTGCGCCGCCACTACGCGCTGTGGGTGAGGCCGGGACTCGTCGAACTGGTGCGCCAGCGGGACGCCGAGCGGGTGGTGCTGGCCCAGGCGCCCTCCCTCTGGGAGCCGGGCGAGCGGCTGGAACTCTGCCTCACGGTCGTGGAGGGATCGCTGCAGGCCAGGGTCGGCAGGGCAATGCTGGAAGCCAGGGACCCGAACCCTCTCCCACCCGGTGGGGTCGCCGTGCTGTGCGAGGCAAACGGCGTCGATGTGTGGGAGGTCCAGGTCCAACCGATCTGA
- a CDS encoding CaiB/BaiF CoA transferase family protein, translating to MTPEPPPMALEGIKVLDLASLYAGPLIATNLGDYGADVIKVEHPRGDDARRWGLSKNGVPLWWKSIARNKRLITLDLHDEEDRQTVRELAQWADIVIENFRPGRLESWGLGWADLHALNPRLILVRVTGFGQTGPLAQEPGFGTLAEAFSGFAAITGQPDGPPTLPPFGLADGVAALAGTYAAMMALYWRDAQGGGVGQMIDLSLYEPLFGILGPQAIEYLQTGTVQQRQGNRSKRTAPRNAYRTADNHWVALSGGTQQIVNRMLTVIGRPELAGDERFSTAAARLRNADEIDTLIGDWIAAHPLDEVLARFRAVEAPIAPIYDIAQIVRDPHYQARGTIASVPDPDLGEAAMTAVYPRLSRTPGQIRFAGARDIGAHQGEVLAEISGRKAGDTPVQPASGAGDRS from the coding sequence ATGACCCCTGAGCCGCCGCCGATGGCGCTGGAAGGCATCAAGGTCCTCGACCTGGCGAGCCTGTACGCCGGGCCGCTGATCGCCACGAACCTGGGGGATTACGGCGCGGACGTGATCAAGGTGGAACACCCGCGCGGCGACGACGCGCGGCGCTGGGGCCTTTCCAAGAATGGCGTTCCGCTGTGGTGGAAGTCCATTGCCCGCAACAAACGCCTGATCACCCTCGACCTGCACGACGAGGAAGACCGCCAGACCGTGCGGGAACTGGCGCAGTGGGCGGACATCGTCATCGAGAACTTCCGCCCCGGTCGGCTGGAAAGCTGGGGCCTGGGCTGGGCCGACCTGCACGCGCTGAACCCCCGCCTGATCCTGGTGCGCGTCACTGGCTTTGGACAGACCGGCCCACTCGCGCAGGAACCCGGTTTCGGCACGCTTGCTGAGGCGTTCAGCGGGTTCGCCGCCATTACCGGCCAACCCGACGGGCCGCCGACCCTCCCGCCCTTCGGGCTGGCCGATGGCGTGGCCGCCCTCGCCGGGACCTACGCCGCGATGATGGCCCTGTACTGGCGCGACGCGCAGGGCGGCGGGGTCGGGCAGATGATCGACCTGAGCCTCTATGAACCGCTGTTCGGCATTCTGGGGCCGCAGGCCATCGAGTACCTGCAAACCGGCACCGTCCAGCAGCGCCAGGGGAACCGCAGCAAGCGCACCGCCCCCCGGAACGCTTACCGGACGGCGGACAACCACTGGGTGGCCCTCTCAGGCGGCACGCAGCAGATCGTGAACCGCATGCTCACCGTGATCGGTCGCCCGGAACTCGCCGGGGACGAGCGGTTCTCCACCGCCGCCGCCCGCCTGCGGAACGCCGACGAGATCGATACCCTCATCGGTGACTGGATCGCCGCCCATCCGCTGGACGAGGTGCTGGCCCGCTTCCGCGCCGTGGAAGCACCCATCGCGCCCATCTACGACATCGCGCAGATCGTGCGCGACCCCCACTACCAGGCACGCGGCACCATTGCCTCTGTTCCCGACCCCGACCTGGGCGAAGCCGCCATGACCGCGGTGTACCCTCGGCTCTCGCGGACGCCCGGCCAGATCCGCTTCGCAGGCGCGCGGGACATCGGCGCACATCAGGGCGAGGTGCTCGCCGAGATCAGCGGCAGGAAAGCCGGGGATACGCCGGTTCAGCCTGCCTCCGGGGCGGGAGACCGCTCCTGA
- a CDS encoding HpcH/HpaI aldolase/citrate lyase family protein has product MTTLHHDDPPGTLAAMLFIPASDERKLDKIPSLPARAVLLDLEDGVAPNAKADARALLAGHPLVSRPEQRVWVRVNSAETAHLKADLEAAVRAGVHGINLPKVEGAAELHALDWFLTQLEGERTLPRLPVMATIETARGLENVLDIARATSRMHSLCFGSADYSRDLGLSWPPPEEPSPTLTLARARLVQASRAAGLHAPHDGASSEFRDLDRLRAQVQQAKALGFGGKHAIHPAQLPVIEAVFAPQDAELAWAEKTYAAFQEAVRSGQGAVNVGGQMVDAPIAERARQLLLAAGRTL; this is encoded by the coding sequence ATGACCACGCTGCACCATGACGACCCGCCGGGCACCCTCGCGGCCATGCTGTTCATCCCCGCGAGCGACGAGCGGAAGCTGGACAAGATTCCTTCGCTCCCGGCGCGCGCGGTGCTGCTCGATCTGGAAGACGGCGTGGCCCCGAACGCGAAGGCGGACGCCAGAGCACTGCTGGCGGGGCATCCGCTCGTCTCCCGTCCCGAGCAGCGCGTGTGGGTGCGCGTGAACAGCGCGGAGACGGCGCACCTGAAGGCGGACCTGGAGGCGGCGGTGCGTGCGGGCGTGCATGGGATCAACCTTCCCAAAGTGGAGGGCGCCGCGGAGCTGCATGCCCTCGACTGGTTTCTGACCCAACTGGAGGGCGAGAGAACCCTGCCCCGCCTGCCGGTGATGGCGACCATCGAGACGGCGCGGGGACTGGAGAACGTGCTGGACATCGCCCGCGCCACCTCGCGCATGCACAGCCTGTGCTTCGGTTCGGCGGATTACAGCCGTGACCTGGGCCTGAGCTGGCCCCCGCCGGAGGAACCCAGCCCGACGCTGACGCTGGCGCGGGCGCGGCTGGTGCAGGCCTCCCGTGCCGCCGGACTGCACGCCCCGCACGACGGCGCGAGCAGCGAGTTCAGGGACCTGGACCGGCTGCGCGCGCAGGTGCAGCAGGCCAAAGCACTGGGCTTCGGCGGCAAGCATGCCATTCATCCCGCGCAGCTTCCCGTCATCGAGGCCGTGTTCGCGCCGCAGGACGCGGAACTCGCCTGGGCGGAGAAAACCTACGCGGCGTTTCAGGAGGCGGTGCGAAGTGGTCAGGGCGCTGTGAACGTGGGCGGGCAGATGGTGGACGCCCCCATCGCCGAGCGCGCCCGGCAACTGCTGCTGGCGGCGGGGAGAACCCTATGA
- a CDS encoding ADP-ribosylglycohydrolase family protein, which yields MQNRHKTLREAARGCLLGGAVGDSLGGSTEGYPPEAIRERFGGWVTGIVGPFLEDWATARPQSPLHKGDGHITDDTLMVLALASVYRSRRRHLDAYDMADGLVPEIADHVIYIPELERETVLQNRLFHAEKYLVHRLRHANIDPREAGVGNVVNCGAAMYMSPVGIVNAGNPRRAYAEAIELAGAHQSSYGREAAGVYAAAVAEAMAPDASVESIVQAALEVARDGTRDAVQAVTDAARTVETWEDAIPVLREAVRPYDTVGETYRQPHPDARRPSRTKSIEELPVALGFLVACRGDCWQTVLGGVNYGRDSDSIASMGGSIAGALQGEGAVPADLVRAISHASRRDFIPVADDLAGVAQEVLEADLRHARHLAARMEGAGMRVGQG from the coding sequence GTGCAGAACCGGCACAAAACCCTGCGGGAGGCCGCGCGGGGCTGCCTCCTGGGCGGCGCGGTGGGCGACTCGCTGGGCGGCAGCACCGAAGGGTACCCGCCCGAGGCGATCCGCGAACGCTTCGGCGGCTGGGTCACCGGGATCGTCGGCCCGTTCCTGGAGGACTGGGCCACCGCCCGTCCGCAATCGCCGCTGCACAAGGGGGACGGGCACATCACCGACGACACCCTGATGGTCCTGGCGCTCGCCAGCGTGTACCGCTCGCGCCGCCGCCACCTGGACGCCTACGACATGGCGGATGGCCTGGTCCCGGAGATCGCCGACCACGTGATCTACATTCCCGAACTGGAACGCGAGACCGTGCTGCAAAACCGCCTGTTCCACGCCGAGAAGTACCTGGTCCATCGGCTGCGGCACGCCAACATCGACCCGCGCGAAGCCGGGGTCGGCAATGTCGTGAACTGCGGCGCGGCGATGTACATGTCACCCGTCGGCATCGTCAACGCCGGGAACCCCCGGCGGGCCTACGCCGAGGCCATCGAGCTGGCCGGTGCCCACCAGAGCAGTTACGGACGCGAGGCCGCCGGAGTCTACGCCGCCGCCGTCGCGGAGGCGATGGCCCCCGATGCCAGCGTGGAAAGCATCGTCCAGGCGGCCCTGGAGGTGGCGCGCGACGGCACCCGCGACGCCGTGCAGGCCGTCACCGACGCCGCGCGCACCGTGGAGACCTGGGAGGACGCCATCCCCGTGCTCCGGGAGGCGGTGCGCCCCTACGACACCGTCGGGGAGACCTACCGCCAGCCCCATCCCGACGCCCGGCGCCCCAGCCGCACCAAGAGCATCGAGGAACTGCCCGTCGCGCTGGGCTTTCTGGTGGCCTGCCGGGGCGACTGCTGGCAGACGGTGCTGGGCGGCGTGAACTACGGACGCGATTCGGACAGCATCGCCAGCATGGGCGGCTCCATCGCGGGGGCGCTCCAGGGGGAAGGAGCGGTGCCCGCCGACCTCGTGCGGGCCATCAGCCACGCCAGCCGCCGCGACTTCATCCCGGTGGCCGACGATCTGGCCGGGGTGGCCCAGGAGGTGCTGGAGGCCGACCTCCGGCATGCCCGGCACCTGGCCGCGCGCATGGAGGGCGCGGGGATGAGGGTGGGGCAGGGATGA